atTCTCCATCCCGGTTTCTCCTCCCCGCTCCTCTCCCATTCTCCAGCCCCATCGTCcatcccctccttctccttctcctgccgGTGTTTCCGTGCGTGGCGCCCATTGGCTGGCGGCAGCCATCCCACGGTAGCCGCCACTTCAATCTCGTTTGCCCAAGCCCGGCAGACGaacccccccttccccagcagatGGTGAGGGGAGAGTGGGGCAGAGACCCCCCGGCCTGAGGGTGAGGGTCCGCGCATCCCCGGCCGGACACCAGCGGGTGCTGGGGTGGGCCCCACTCCCACACCAGTCACGGAGGGAAGCGATGGGCAGGTCCAGGAGGAAGGACTTGCGTCTTCGGTAGTGGATGGTGGGACTCGCTCCCTCCCGGGACCGTTTTGTTCAATTGCTTTtaagaaaggggaaggggaaaaaaacatgacaCGGATTCTCCCGgtgaagcagaggaaaatgtaCATCCCAACGACACGTAAGTACCAGGCggctctgcctgcttttcccagctgtCTCCCGCGGGGGTGAGTCCATGCAGAAGTTAACTCTGCAGTCCCAGAGAAGGAAACCTGCCCCCCGCTCCAGCCCCCCCAATTctgccagcccagcctggtCCCTACCAGAGAGCTCAGCCCCGAGGTGAGGCAGGGGGAGTCCTGAGCTGGAGCAGGGCTATGGAAAACGGGAGGGGAGGGTGGCAAGAGGGGCTGCAGGTTATTGGACTCTCtggtccctcccagcttctATTCCTGTTTTGTAACCAGGTCTAGGCTCAGCTTTTAgcatccacctcctcctttCATTCAACGCAGAAAtatatcttttttgtttttcctaaagaaagcgGTAGCACTGATTTACCCTCTCTTCCTACCTCTCTGCCTTACTCCTGCTCTCCAGATGTACGGAGCAGGTATATTCTGGCAGCACCCGTTAGGGGATCCAAATCTTCTTGCAACAGGTGCTATCCGCATCAGGGACAGACCCCAAGTAGATGCCAACACACTACCAGTCTGAGGCCAAGGTTCCTCATCAATTCCTACCTATGCAGGTGTTGCCAAAGCAGCCAGCAGAGTGGACCCAACCCAGGTGAGGCACTGGTGTCCAGTGGTTGTTCTGTCAAACTAGCCAGAATGTGTGATGCAGCGTTTGAGCTGGTAGATGGTACTTGGCAAAGTTAGAATGGTACAGACAGACCATGCCTGCTTAAAGACAAAGTTTCTCCACTGCAGCTGTCTGAGCAGGAGAATGAGTTTATAGTGAATCAGTGCTTTGCATTGCATACCTTAGCACTTTTTATAGGGCTTTTGGAGCCCTGAGGCTGCGTTTACTGCATTGCTATACCACAGCCTGAGCAATCAGCCTTGAGGTCTGGACCCCAGGCACTTCCCCAAATGCTTTTCAGCCCCAGCATGAGTGTCCCCATCCATATTTGATATTGGTAGGGCTGCctccaaatgctttttttgggAAATTCCTTTGCACGCAGGAGGAACATCCAAAGGGATTCCTACCTATGTCCTCACCTTTTAGAGGATCATCTTTTTATGAATGTACTGTTCTGGTCTCTGCCACCCTTTGCAGGGATCTTTGTCCCCAGAGCAGCCACTgccctcccctttcctccaaCAAGTGACTTGTGTCACTGgaacagcactggaaaaaaatatcagaggaAAGATCCTCAAGCCTAGAAATAGAGTTTCAAATCACTTCCTACTTTGCCCATTCATTGCAGCCACTCATGATGTGTGGGACAACCCAGTACTGCAGGACCCCGAGAGATGGGCTTCTATCAGGACAGTGTGTCATAGCCTAAGGCACCTGCAAATAAAGTCTAAACAATTCCAGTCCTTCAAAGCTCATTTAAGTACAGCAGGAAACATTTATGCAATAGCCTGTAGAAATGGCCTTAAGACATCGTTGCTCAATGGTGTTTTTATGGGGCCTATCAGATGAGGTTCTTTCAGGATAAGATTTGATAAATCTGTGGAATCTGTGTGTTTACCTATCTGATATCCAAGGAATCCATCTAAAGCTCAGGTCTCCCCTAAGGTTTCCAGAAGTCAGAATGACATCtacaaaaaagaataaaagctgtAATATTAAGACATTTGTGAAGAAAGTTGTGATGGTACAGAGAATCCCATCTGGGAGAAAAGTGTCTGGAGTGTTTTGGCCTCCTGAAAGTAGTTAATATTGGGAGTCCTTTTCTTTGAGATcctcagttttcatttcagtaacaaAGGAGCTTCAGAGATCCAAGAGATTTGTTGGGATGGGTAAAGGCAAGCCTCAGGGTCCTTGTTCTCCTCCACTAAGTCATCTTCCCTTCCAAGGAGCTAGTTCATCAAAAGGATAACCCTGCCAGTCCACACCTCTAGAAAATTTTGCCAGAGCCGGAGCAATCCTGCAAGCATCACAAATCTCCCCTGCATAAGGTTTTCCAGGGTGTCTCTGGTCTGGAGTGTGTGCTGGGCTCTGTATCTCACATATATGGAACCCTGACAAAAGACAAAAGGCACGTCCTTCCCTTCTCCgtctcttctctccctgcagctTCTCACCCAGTGTCAGCAGATTGCTGGTGGCGAGTGGAGAGCTTGTTTGTTCAAGGCTCTCTGAGTGAGCTCAGTGCTGTTTCCATGCCAAACCCTGATGTGGCGGGCAATTGGGCACCTCAGATTAGGAAGGCTGGGACACTGCTTTGGTGTCGCAAAcagctggggcaggcagagcctcttccatTAGCAGTGTGTTGCAGGGtgcagaaggagagagagacaaAGTAAGAGACAAAGAGACAAGAGAGATCTGGACTGATCCCTCTTGGTGTACTCAAAATAATCTGGCTCCTCCTTTACTCTCAAACTGGCATAACACAAACCAGCTACCCTCCAGCTCACGTGCTGAGCTCAGCCTCTCAGCTGGGATTGAGAGTGGAGgtgctttcatttctgctggTGGGGCTAACAACCCCATGATAACCTGGCCAGTCCAAAAAGAGCTTCAGCAAGCAGGAGGGTACTCAGTGACTGGGGGAGACAGACTTGGAATGGCGTGTTATCACTGGAtgctcttccttcttttgtttgtAAGGCACCTGCCATTCACAAATGAGAATCGGGCCCCTGGCGACTATGTCCTCTGTATTGGAGCCATtagcagaaaatgagaaatttccTGGTCCCTATCCTAGTCTGTGGTTCTTTCCCTAGGGAAGAGGCTCCGTTGGCCCACATTGAGCCATGTCCATGTTTGTCCCTCCGTGCCCACTGGGCCTCCCAGGACTAGATAGGGTCAATATTGTCCTACATCTTCCAGCACCCACAAACTCACCTCAACTTCCCATGCCTGTCCATACCTACACACAGTTAATGTGGTGATTTTATCTGTGGCTTGTTCAGCTGTCATGTCCCCAGTATCAAtggcttttttctcctcctctcactTCCAGATTGCTAACTGATGCTGCAAGGACGCTGTCCCCTgccctcttccctgcctctgctATGGACTCTTCTGCTTTCAGCCCCCCCACGCCAGCAGTGTCGGAGGAGGGGAATGCCTCTGGCAGCTGGGCAGGCTTCACCACCCCCAACGGCTCCACCACCGCCAGCCCTGGTGTGGTCGTCAGCGGTGTCCTCATCCCCCTGGTCTACCTCATTGTCTGCGtggtggggctggctgggaaTTCTCTGGTCATTTATGTGGTCCTGCGGCACTCTGTGAGCGAGTCGGTGACCAACGTCTACATCTTGAACCTGGCCCTAGCTGATGAGCTCTTCATGCTGGGCCTGCCGTTCCTGGCTGCCCAAAATGCCCTGTCCTACTGGCCATTTGGGTCTTTCATGTGCCGCCTGGTGATGGCTGTGGATGCCATCAACCAGTTCACCAGCATCTTCTGCCTGACGGTGATGAGTGTTGATCGCTACCTGGCCGTGGTCCACCCAGGGAAGTCCTCCAAATGGCGGACAGCACGGGTGGCCAAGGCTGTGAGTGCAACGGTGTGGGTGCTGTCTTCCGTAGTGGTGCTGCCCGTGGTCGTCTTCTCAGATGTCCCTTTAGGGATGAGCACATGCCACATCCAGTGGCCAGAGCCTGCCTCGGTGTGGAGAGCTGGCTTCATCGTCTACACTGCCACCTTGGGCTTCTTTGGGCCGCTGCTGGTGATTTGTCTCTGCTATCTTCTTATCGTTGTGAAGGTTCGTTCCTCTGGCAGGCGGGTGAGAGCTCTGTCCTCCAAGCACAAGCTTTCCGAGCGCAGAGTGACCCGCATGGTGGTGGCTGTTGTGGCTGTCTTCATCCTTTGCTGGCTCCCCTTCTACGTCCTCAACATAATCAATGTTGTCTGCCCACTGCCAGAGGAGCCGTCCCTCTTCGGTGTCTACTTCCTTGTGGTGGTTTTGCCATATGCCAACAGCTGTGCCAATCCTATCATCTATGGCTTCCTCTCCTACCGCT
The nucleotide sequence above comes from Buteo buteo chromosome 19, bButBut1.hap1.1, whole genome shotgun sequence. Encoded proteins:
- the SSTR3 gene encoding somatostatin receptor type 3, which encodes MQVLPKQPAEWTQPRLLTDAARTLSPALFPASAMDSSAFSPPTPAVSEEGNASGSWAGFTTPNGSTTASPGVVVSGVLIPLVYLIVCVVGLAGNSLVIYVVLRHSVSESVTNVYILNLALADELFMLGLPFLAAQNALSYWPFGSFMCRLVMAVDAINQFTSIFCLTVMSVDRYLAVVHPGKSSKWRTARVAKAVSATVWVLSSVVVLPVVVFSDVPLGMSTCHIQWPEPASVWRAGFIVYTATLGFFGPLLVICLCYLLIVVKVRSSGRRVRALSSKHKLSERRVTRMVVAVVAVFILCWLPFYVLNIINVVCPLPEEPSLFGVYFLVVVLPYANSCANPIIYGFLSYRFKQGFRRAILRPSRRVQSQDVPACPPEKTDDEEEEAEISKITQNGNDRQEHPLSSGEGETNEQKPLPEEPVGCEKSNKLHVSYL